A stretch of Flavobacterium sp. N2270 DNA encodes these proteins:
- a CDS encoding 4'-phosphopantetheinyl transferase family protein: protein MSFYKKIQVNPLTSVLIWKIEEDFNELFRQIKLKDISLARLERMKSESHQKGFLSIRHLLKVAGYSDFDLFYDEDGKPHLTDGKQISITHSNNFSAIIVGNQNVGIDIELQREKITRIADKFVEHEFDYLNKESVEYIKKLTVIWGAKEAKYKMCNSRSLSFKDDMKVFSFDLADGKGKASVQQNKFEKEFNFFFEEFEGFTLVYALEK from the coding sequence ATGTCTTTTTATAAAAAAATACAAGTAAATCCCTTAACTTCAGTCCTTATTTGGAAAATTGAAGAAGATTTTAATGAACTGTTTCGTCAAATTAAATTAAAGGACATTTCATTAGCTAGGCTAGAACGAATGAAATCTGAAAGCCATCAAAAAGGGTTTTTGAGCATTCGACATTTGCTGAAAGTTGCTGGTTATTCTGACTTTGATTTGTTTTATGATGAAGATGGAAAACCGCACTTAACAGATGGAAAGCAAATTTCTATAACACATTCCAATAATTTTTCGGCTATTATTGTTGGTAATCAAAATGTAGGAATTGATATAGAGTTGCAAAGAGAAAAAATTACAAGAATTGCTGATAAATTTGTAGAGCATGAATTTGATTATTTGAATAAAGAATCAGTAGAATATATAAAAAAACTAACTGTAATTTGGGGAGCCAAAGAAGCAAAGTATAAAATGTGTAATTCTAGAAGTTTAAGTTTTAAAGACGACATGAAAGTATTTTCGTTTGATTTAGCAGATGGAAAAGGAAAGGCTTCTGTGCAACAAAATAAATTTGAGAAAGAATTTAATTTTTTCTTCGAAGAGTTTGAAGGATTTACGTTGGTTTATGCGTTAGAAAAATAG